In one window of Zingiber officinale cultivar Zhangliang chromosome 11A, Zo_v1.1, whole genome shotgun sequence DNA:
- the LOC122032306 gene encoding uncharacterized protein LOC122032306 has translation MILRKKSSVADKSSAEATTMFANEQSVEDPQDRRPHHVQIPVRHGSILDFARHSLFAPHPAPSDSNPTPAEWKSSIIHTPPEKQLTLLAFRLAILEKSATGLGALAFIWATTVVLSGFLDDLRPNDYAFVTVILVIEGIRIFSRSHELEWQQLPAHPLSNSGRVQLQGDVCWIVASKFISRALSCLQLLSAVTCVTLSLMRLIDQDYGAEVESKRNASISLNLFFGLALGEALIFLVERSYWAWRIYWCRLLENVSREYKLGPMGIAPIRRFFYEIYTKCVNDSVFDGFKMNLVSFAEDLLDSEFHEERLMGLQVLRKLVGNARFVFGTLRKIGSSTSTMERLIEMLNWKNPGEEEIRLCAAEIMSELAGRRRNVLRVAAIPGAMESLSSLLHSGSTSDQINPHELNLLGLLIFKKLSTDHHNCCKIGSTRGLLSKIIGLTGSSRDRDTPTAQSRIVKRSLQLVKMLVETDGEVGKMLRQEISKIVFTVSNIREMVKNGDIQMQKLGIEILKSLSMDEHAKEEIGNTGGVIKLLLSIFFMPRFSDDENYVCNQAGETLAMLALESSNNCDRILKKPEVLKKLIGVLTDPVLRINASRILRNLCAYTRMECYDDLGQVAVAMPTVLKAILKEKEKLLEASVGLATQLCKFTNADEFARALEQAEIQEIELVEKLVEILKEYEYPDIKVPRIRRFVIEQAIWMMNSDSNSVGLFEKFGMERLLESVEETTSELECFHIFSGSVGLSRHRKTMPYLVETASNIMSAGN, from the exons ATGATTCTTCGCAAGAAGAGCTCTGTCGCTGATAAAAGCAGCGCTGAGGCGACGACGATGTTTGCGAACGAGCAATCAGTAGAAGATCCACAAGACCGGAGGCCGCACCATGTCCAAATTCCGGTACGACACGGCAGCATCTTGGACTTCGCAAGGCACTCTCTCTTCGCGCCTCATCCGGCACCGAGCGATTCAAATCCAACCCCGGCAGAGTGGAAGAGCAGCATAATCCACACTCCTCCTGAAAAGCAGCTAACGCTCTTGGCGTTCCGCCTTGCGATACTAGAGAAGTCCGCCACTGGACTCGGGGCGTTGGCGTTCATCTGGGCCACGACTGTTGTTCTTAGTGGCTTCTTGGACGATCTCCGGCCGAACGACTACGCTTTTGTGACGGTCATTCTCGTCATCGAAGGCATCCGAATTTTCAGCCGCAGTCATGAGCTCGAGTGGCAGCAGCTCCCTGCACACCCTCTCAGTAACAGTGGAAGAGTTCAGCTGCAAGGCGATGTTTGTTGGATAGTCGCATCGAAATTCATAAGCAGAGCACTCTCCTGCCTTCAACTCTTGTCTGCCGTTACCTGCGTGACGCTCTCCTTGATGCGCCTTATCGATCAGGATTACGGCGCAGAAGTAGAAAGTAAAAGGAACGCGAGTATCTCGTTAAATCTCTTCTTTGGACTAGCACTCGGTGAAGCTCTCATCTTTTTGGTGGAGAGAAGCTACTGGGCGTGGAGGATCTACTGGTGCCGTCTTCTAGAAAATGTTAGTCGAGAGTACAAGCTCGGGCCGATGGGAATCGCTCCGATTAGGCGATTCTTTTACGAGATTTACACCAAGTGCGTTAATGACAGCGTCTTCGACGGCTTCAAGATGAACTTGGTGAGCTTCGCTGAGGATTTGCTGGACTCTGAATTCCACGAAGAACGACTTATGGGGCTGCAAGTCCTACGGAAGTTGGTGGGCAATGCCCGTTTTGTCTTCGGCACGCTGAGAAAAATTGGGTCTTCGACGTCGACGATGGAGAGGCTGATCGAGATGCTGAATTGGAAGAACCCGGGAGAAGAAGAGATCCGGCTGTGCGCGGCGGAGATTATGTCAGAGCTTGCGGGAAGGAGGAGAAACGTGCTCCGAGTCGCTGCGATTCCTGGAGCAATGGAGTCATTGTCGTCGTTGCTCCACAGTGGCAGCACCTCTGATCAGATTAATCCTCATGAGCTCAACCTGCTGGGCTTGctcatcttcaagaagctctCGACTGACCATCACAACTGTTGCAAGATAGGAAGCACCAGAGGCCTTCTCTCCAAGATCATAGGCCTGACTGGTTCGAGCAGAGACAGAGACACACCGACCGCACAGAGTAGAATTGTCAAACGATCATTGCAACTGGTGAAGATGCTGGTCGAGACTGATGGAGAGGTCGGCAAAATGCTCCGGCAGGAGATATCGAAAATAGTGTTCACGGTGAGCAACATAAGGGAGATGGTAAAGAATGGAGATATCCAGATGCAAAAGCTGGGAATTGAGATACTAAAAAGCTTGAGTATGGATGAGCATGCTAAGGAGGAGATTGGTAACACAGGTGGTGTTATCAAGCTGCTCCTGTCGATCTTTTTCATGCCTAGATTCAGTGATGATGAGAATTATGTATGCAATCAGGCAGGAGAGACCCTGGCGATGTTGGCATTGGAAAGCAGCAACAATTGTGATCGTATATTGAAGAAACCAGAGGTATTGAAGAAGCTCATCGGCGTGCTAACCGATCCCGTTCTCCGAATCAACGCTTCGAGGATTTTGCGCAATTTGTGTGCTTATACTAGAATGGAATGCTATGATGATCTCGGCCAAGTTGCTGTCGCCATGCCCACT GTACTGAAGGCCATCTTGAAGGAAAAAGAGAAACTATTGGAAGCATCTGTTGGTCTGGCCACACAGCTCTGCAAATTCACAAATGCTGATGAGTTTGCTCGAGCACTGGAGCAAGCTGAAATTCAAGAGATTGAGCTCGTTGAGAAGCTGGTAGAAATACTGAAGGAGTACGAATATCCAGATATCAAGGTCCCGAGAATAAGGAGGTTTGTGATTGAACAAGCCATTTGGATGATGAACTCCGACAGCAATAGTGTTGGATTATTCgagaaatttggaatggagagACTGCTGGAGTCTGTGGAGGAGACGACGTCGGAGCTTGAATGCTTCCATATCTTTTCCGGCAGTGTTGGACTTAGCCGGCACAGAAAGACCATGCCTTATCTTGTAGAGACAGCCTCAAATATAATGAGTGCTGGAAACTGA